One region of Kazachstania africana CBS 2517 chromosome 3, complete genome genomic DNA includes:
- the ALD4 gene encoding aldehyde dehydrogenase (NADP(+)) ALD4 (similar to Saccharomyces cerevisiae ALD4 (YOR374W); ancestral locus Anc_7.6) — protein MLSRTSTKFFRKSLQIRYFSQLPLKVPIKLPNGLEYEQPTGLFINNKFVPSQQHKTFEVINPTTEEEICHVYEGREEDVDIAVNAADKAFSGDSWSRIDPFERGTALYRLAELIEKDKEVVASIESLDNGKAINSARGDVQLVINYLKSAAGFADKIDGRLINTGKTHFSYTKREPLGVCGQIIPWNFPLLMWAWKVAPALVTGNTVVLKTAESTPLSALYVSQFIPHAGVPPGVVNIVSGFGKIVGEAITAHPKVKKVAFTGSTATGKHIYQQAAASLKKVTLELGGKSPNIVFADADLTKAVQNIILGIYYNSGEVCCAGSRAYVEESVYDKFVEELKAAAENVKVGNPFDESTYQGAQTSQMQLDKILKYVNIGKGEGASLITGGERFGSKGYFVRPTIFGDVKENMRIVKEEIFGPVITITKFKTVDEVIDMANDSEYGLAAGIHTTNINNAIKVADRVKAGTVWINTYNDFHHNVPFGGFNASGLGREMGTEAIDNYTQVKAVRAAID, from the coding sequence ATGCTTTCCAGAACAAGTACTAAGTTTTTCAGAAAATCGCTACAGATCCGTTACTTCTCCCAGTTACCTCTTAAAGTACCTATCAAGTTGCCTAATGGTCTAGAGTACGAACAACCAACTGGGCTTTTCATAAATAACAAATTCGTTCCTTCCCAACAGCATAAGACTTTTGAAGTCATTAACCCAACTACAGAGGAAGAAATTTGTCATGTTTACGAAGGTAGGGAGGAGGACGTAGATATCGCTGTCAATGCTGCTGATAAGGCATTCAGTGGTGATTCTTGGTCCAGAATTGACCCATTTGAAAGAGGTACTGCTCTATACAGATTGGCTGAATTAATCGAGAAGGATAAGGAAGTTGTTGCCTCGATTGAATCCTTGGATAATGGTAAAGCAATCAATTCTGCTAGAGGCGATGTGCAATTGGTTATAAACTATCTAAAATCTGCAGCTGGCTTTGCAGATAAAATCGATGGTAGGTTAATCAACACTGGTAAAACGCATTTCTCATATACGAAGAGAGAACCCTTGGGTGTATGTGGTCAAATTATTCCATGGAATTTCCCTCTTTTGATGTGGGCTTGGAAAGTGGCTCCAGCTTTGGTTACAGGAAATACAGTAGTTTTGAAAACCGCAGAATCAACACCTTTGTCGGCTCTTTATGTATCACAATTCATCCCACATGCAGGGGTTCCACCCGGTGTAGTTAATATTGTTTCAGGTTTTGGTAAAATTGTTGGTGAGGCCATTACCGCACATCCAAAAGTTAAAAAAGTTGCATTCACTGGTTCGACTGCTACTGGTAAACATATTTATCAACAAGCTGCAgcatctttgaaaaaagttaCATTGGAACTGGGGGGTAAGTCTCCAAATATTGTCTTTGCTGATGCCGATTTGACCAAAGCAgtacaaaatataattcTTGGTATTTACTACAATTCAGGTGAAGTTTGTTGCGCTGGGTCAAGAGCTTATGTAGAAGAATCAGTCTATGACAAATTTGTAGAAGAATTAAAAGCAGCTGCTGAAAACGTTAAAGTTGGTAATCCATTCGACGAGAGCACTTACCAGGGTGCCCAAACATCTCAAATGCAATTggacaaaattttgaaatacgTTAACATTGGTAAAGGTGAGGGTGCTTCGTTAATTACAGGAGGTGAAAGATTTGGCTCAAAAGGTTATTTTGTGAGACCAACCATTTTTGGTGAtgttaaagaaaatatgagaatagtaaaagaagaaatctttGGTCCAGTCATTACAataacaaaattcaaaactGTAGATGAGGTCATTGATATGGCTAACGATTCAGAATACGGTCTTGCTGCAGGTATTCATACTacaaatattaataatgcGATCAAAGTAGCTGATAGAGTTAAAGCAGGTACTGTCTGGATTAATACCTATAATGATTTCCATCATAACGTACCTTTCGGAGGTTTCAATGCTTCAGGCTTGGGAAGAGAAATGGGTACCGAAGCTATCGATAACTACACCCAAGTTAAAGCCGTTCGTGCTGCCATCGATTGA
- the NUD1 gene encoding Nud1p (similar to Saccharomyces cerevisiae NUD1 (YOR373W); ancestral locus Anc_7.7) yields the protein MYGNSGAGDNTSVLIEELSNELSSFHLDTSRPNTYSTNATTMDNRYMKNFKQYQTNDNFNDSNFHSKIAETSSTEEEVEEREEEEEEEEDSMKFNTVYQRNKSTGATTGTTIDERPQFLAYMKNDNSPLKRAPESELIIQNIGNLSGEICNTFKKQNDLKQQKLHPQIDAINEEDTEEEEDVNPADEAKKVFNDFSKYMRFKHDSNTDTTTSSTVTTNPNSSSTSSYSTIHTGNSENYHGHNNNNTNNKINLITPSSLGYEFKTGKGEWVPKNDLPDISSSHTTGVENTTGVENTTTSINDNNVKKENIDDTSLMDETSIDTPQLHSRFIQLPPDFANSSFNGNVTAINDVTIDNYNENKQNLISTLIDQLSRETEWEKIYEINVNKQDLINFIGLNELLPNLIKINFSNNRINLINGISNEIKYLDLSHNLIKNSICLFNDFNNLQTIDLSNNLINSNLKFLSNCLNLRYVNLSNNKIVSIEGIENLNLIELNLSNNSLSGTLDFEKMTKKNINTLNNWNTIENLNFERNNISYIKHITSLRNLKKLNLNNNPIKYIEFGHLQSNLEEFCLLKCDDNLIVNNTRLPFSNLKTFKINGNFKKLDKLLIISKDLEHVEVQNGSKSKLFKFLRNLSTINQIQLKKLSLNNIKDLNGIPTSLTHLFYRLQNLQLHNNNIIKCEELIKLLPPANSMPCQIERLNISKNPILKRQLHGDYNNVRFLVELKRILSKRLPLLDELIMDE from the coding sequence ATGTACGGTAATAGTGGTGCGGGAGACAACACTTCTGTATTGATCGAAGAACTGTCCAATGAATTGAGTTCATTCCATTTGGATACTAGTAGGCCAAATACTTATTCTACTAACGCTACTACAATGGATAATAGAtacatgaaaaattttaaacaGTACCAGACAAACgataattttaatgattCTAATTTCCACTCCAAAATTGCAGAAACTTCGTCTACTGAAGAGGAAGTAGAAGAAcgagaagaagaagaagaggaagaagaagattcaatgaaattcaatACTGTATATCAGAGAAATAAATCTACAGGCGCTACTACAGGCACCACAATCGACGAACGGCCACAGTTCTTGGCATACATGAAAAATGACAACTCCCCTTTAAAGAGGGCTCCTGAATCCGAATTAATTATACAAAATATCGGTAATCTTTCAGGTGAAATTTGTAACActttcaagaaacaaaatgatttgaaacaacaaaaattaCATCCACAAATTGATGCTATCAACGAAGAAGacactgaagaagaagaagacgtTAATCCGGCAGATGAAGCGAAAAAGGTCTTTAACgatttttctaaatataTGAGATTTAAGCACGATAGTAACACTGATACAACTACTTCTAGCACAGTGACAACAAATCCAAATAGTAGCAGTACAAGCAGTTATTCCACAATTCATACCGGAAATAGTGAAAATTATCATGGAcacaacaataataatactaataataaaatcaatctAATCACACCAAGTTCCTTAGGTTACGAATTTAAAACCGGCAAAGGTGAATGGGTACCGAAAAATGACCTGCCAGATATATCTTCAAGTCATACCACTGGTGTAGAAAATACTACTGGCGTGGAAAACACAACCACTTCAATAAATGACAATAATgtcaagaaagaaaatatcgATGACACTTCACTAATGGATGAAACTTCCATAGATACCCCACAATTGCACAGTAGATTCATACAATTACCACCTGATTTTGCAAACAGTTCATTTAATGGTAACGTTACTGCGATTAATGATGTAACGATCGATAattacaatgaaaataaacaaaatttaatttcaacTTTAATTGATCAATTATCAAGAGAAACGGAATGGgagaaaatttatgaaattaACGTAAATAAGcaagatttgataaatttcatcGGTCTGAATGAACTTTTGCCCAATTTAATTAAGATCAATTTCTCAAACAATAGaatcaatttgattaatGGTATTTccaatgaaataaaatatttggatttATCTCATAATTTGATTAAGAATTCAATCTGTCTgtttaatgattttaataatttacaAACAATTGATCTATCAAATAACTTAATAAActcaaatttgaaatttttatcaaattgtttgaatttGAGGTACGTAAATCTATCGAATAACAAGATAGTATCTATTGAAGGTATTGAAAATctaaatttaattgaacTAAACTTATCCAATAATTCATTGTCCGGAACgttagattttgaaaaaatgacaaagaaaaatatcaatacaTTGAATAATTGGAATACAATTGAGAACTTAAATTTTGAACGGAACAATATAAGCTACATTAAACACATCACAAGTTTAagaaacttgaaaaaactaaatttgaataataatcccattaaatatattgaattcGGCCATTTACAAAGcaatttagaagaattcTGTTTATTGAAATGTGACGATAATTTAATTGTTAACAACACAAGGCTACCATTTTCAAACCTGAAGACGTTCAAAATCAATggtaatttcaaaaaactGGATAAACTTCTCATAATCTCTAAAGATTTAGAACATGTTGAAGTTCAAAATGGCTCTAAAtccaaattattcaaattcttAAGAAATTTATCTACAAtcaaccaaattcaattgaaaaaattgagtctcaataatataaaagatCTCAACGGGATACCGACAAGCCTCACACATCTTTTCTACCGATTGCAGAATTTACAACTccataataataacataATTAAATGTGAagaattgatcaaattgtTGCCTCCTGCAAATTCAATGCCTTGCCAAATCGAGCGCCTCAACATCAGTAAAAACccgatattgaaaagacaaTTGCATGGAGACTATAACAATGTCAGATTCTTGGTGGAACTAAAGAGAATACTCTCGAAAAGATTGCCTTTACTGGACGAGCTCATCATGGATGAATAG
- the NDD1 gene encoding Ndd1p (similar to Saccharomyces cerevisiae NDD1 (YOR372C); ancestral locus Anc_7.8): MGNSTDRNGPDKSNSGSIQRGNQFSPSLSIGETESETNFFKVLTENLKYGFDSPVPTTTQFPTPYSNNNNMNQNNLNANYLQSQNTNDSSIVENSMLQKSTNNHIQFSSAESILNSFPSGNNNNLNDFNMQPSSVLQFNSNNSDTNSNNNTNDNGHNNPTNNFTSEFLLPSPEQLKEFLLDSPAGFNFFHKTPAKTPLKFITEQELSSTSSNLVHLFTATGNISNDSTNNDLDTKTPLKKFDINLMYQLSNSLSPSKRLSMSLTPYGRRILNDMGTPFNSSKLHNGNALVDFQKAKKNIEQSSPENLLRFTKNTILTKTPNKKLKTKMINDNDNIQNNYKKDTPAKKTSYKSNELNDDIVYGSSPTTIQLNSSVTKSVSKLDAKIPNLTVENNLLRRLPLSPTPKSNISLISEGLTVPELPKMGSFKSERTLSISSNLSMPNTIKTVKPKKNKAKQPKFQVFVSSIHKFNESVPVKSKRETAVLLNEATKKNALKRSKSLNTSNTQKKKKQKNTLSKGKKIQDQENQDPNIFFSSQ, from the coding sequence ATGGGTAATAGTACTGATAGAAACGGTCCAGATAAGTCAAATTCTGGATCAATTCAACGGGGGAATCAATTCTCCCCTTCATTGAGTATTGGAGAAACTGAATCGGAGACAAACTTCTTCAAAGTACTCACagagaatttgaaatatggGTTCGATAGTCCCGTACCAACTACTACTCAATTTCCTACCCCTTATTccaacaacaataatatgaatcaaaataatttaaatgCAAATTATTTACAGTCTCAAAATACAAACGATTCCTCAATAGTTGAAAATAGCATGTTGCAAAAATCAACAAATAATCACATCCAATTTTCATCGGctgaatcaattttaaattcattccCCAGTGGgaataacaataatttgaatgattttaatATGCAACCTTCGTCGGTGCTAcaattcaattcaaataatagtGATACCAATTCCAACAATAATACCAATGATAACGGCCATAATAATCCAACTAACAATTTCACTAGTGAATTTTTATTACCTTCTCCCGaacaattaaaagaatttttattagattCTCCTGCAggtttcaattttttccacAAGACACCGGCAAAGACacctttgaaatttatcactGAACAAGAACTGTCTTCTACAAGTTCAAATTTAGTCCATTTGTTTACTGCCACTGGTAATATCAGTAATGATAGTACGAATAATGATTTAGATACAAAAActccattgaaaaaatttgacatcAATTTAATGTACCAATTGTCAAACTCTCTATCTCCATCAAAAAGGCTATCAATGTCTTTAACACCAtatggaagaagaatactAAATGATATGGGTACGCCATTCAATAGTTCTAAATTACATAATGGTAATGCATTGGTCGATTTTCAAAAAGCTAAAAAAAACATTGAACAATCATCaccagaaaatttattaagaTTCACtaaaaatacaatattGACAAAGACaccaaataaaaaattgaaaacgaaaatgataaatgataatgataatattcaaaataattataAGAAAGATACCCCTGCTAAAAAGACTTCATATAAATCTAATGAActtaatgatgatattgtATATGGGTCATCTCCCACTACAAtacaattgaattcttcagTAACAAAATCAGTATCTAAATTAGATGCAAAGATACCAAATCTAACtgttgaaaataatttattaagAAGGCTTCCATTATCACCGACTCCAAAATCTAATATCTCTCTCATTAGTGAAGGACTCACGGTACCAGAACTTCCAAAGATGGgttctttcaaaagtgAACGAACgttatcaatatcatcaaatttatcaatgcCAAACACAATAAAGACAGTcaaaccaaagaaaaacaagGCAAAACAACCAAAATTTCAGGTGTTCGTATCAAGTATAcacaaattcaatgaatctGTGCCTGTAAAATCGAAAAGAGAAACTGCAGTGCTCTTAAATGAAGCTACGAAAAAGAATGCTctgaaaagatcaaaatctttaaataCTAGCAACAcgcaaaagaaaaagaagcaaaaaaatactCTATCAAAGGGTAAAAAAATACAGGATCAAGAAAATCAGGATCCAAACATTTTCTTCAGTTCTCAGTAA
- the GPB1 gene encoding Gpb1p (similar to Saccharomyces cerevisiae GPB2 (YAL056W) and GPB1 (YOR371C); ancestral locus Anc_7.9): protein MNEYTLGSVSEMVNANRKMSETDILQIPNLSNNYHNIYEPLDYLTNYISVLNTTYDKYNGPRLRQENELQLIKYYESKKPTSISSLRHNSIVSSTDSTAVQSEKFRMNNLFVDKFLACRVNKIDSHQFESSSGSFRYSRARSHRLNYMGYDGSKDRRDDTPIDAIDSDLDDDNIDWTATHDIDNFLVSERSDFANSFFKYYKKLLTVDIKDLGILEKYNLWIPTIRRKCKILLTYAKENDFEKMTCPLFVKGIDYLPKSYDPFSGSCVVPSLFSEYKMPALTYHCSFEFNKDIYVFGGLMASNRYDDEAPNLSRFHVDGIKNLPPPLLPSVVNNPIMIDNPHLYVISVGSSRLSRPELSGQIPPPLLCATASKLSDRYILFYGGFEIKTETHFDISGDYYLKRRAFLNNTVYILDTVSFRFTKLEVNAQPYQFVKYPNFAPRFGHMQISVNNIAELPSGRSSECSRSDASIDAIGSSSDICSDISQQATPEMAQPKSRADSSLTGGGINVKMGNSAFPHSTSLYTTIIFGGYRQTGDDKYEAMNDMWKLDVKVVARGKKGYLNFADSVTATKIPITKDNNENWPSSRAFFAYSVPEASLTHETSLETRLLERLKLHFEESQKETDKDVKTSQESKSTMPIFPNIPHNRNEKANVIGSHPMVRQYSVNQHQYTASPKTDKNNTDYFDQDKYDTSRKIVLHGGSDDTNVYGDMWWFDLETFQWTKVATYIKPKDQDSSLVPINIKIVGHTMMTSGCMAVCVGGITQAEVNLAYDNPSDGEESHYNDYMGGSLINMFDLTTQCLQDCSIEMQAEQSGKTHIHRSDPDSRAHLITTFGGTALQYDGTVILVGGLAAERQFMEKFYLRGALLEFILPPMSLSE, encoded by the coding sequence ATGAATGAATACACGCTAGGTTCAGTATCTGAAATGGTTAATGCaaatagaaaaatgagCGAAACGGATATTTTACAAATACCGAACCTTTCCAACAATTACCATAATATTTACGAACCCCTAGATTATCTCACAAATTACATTTCCGTATTGAATACGACGTACGATAAATATAATGGACCCAGACTGAGGCAGGAAAATGAATTGCAATTGATTAAATATTACGAGTCAAAGAAACCAACTAGTATAAGCTCGCTGAGACATAATAGTATTGTGAGTTCTACAGATTCTACGGCAGTTCAAAGTGAAAAGTTCAGAATGAATAACTTGTTTGTTGATAAGTTTTTAGCATGTCGTGTCAATAAAATTGACTCTCATCAATTCGAAAGTTCAAGTGGTTCGTTTAGATATTCAAGGGCAAGAAGTCACAGACTCAATTATATGGGGTATGACGGTTCAAAAGACAGAAGGGATGACACTCCAATAGATGCCATTGATAGTGatttagatgatgataatattgattGGACTGCAACACATGATATAGACAATTTTCTCGTCAGTGAACGGTCAGATTTTGCAAATTCCTTTTTCAAGTATTATAAGAAGTTATTGACAGTTGATATCAAGGACCTTGGTATTCtggaaaaatataatctttGGATTCCAACTATAAGGAGgaaatgtaaaattttgcTAACTTATGCCAAAGAGAATGATTTCGAAAAAATGACATGTCCTCTTTTTGTCAAAGGAATTGACTACCTACCAAAAAGTTATGACCCTTTTTCTGGAAGCTGTGTTGTACCTTCTTTGTTTTCAGAGTACAAAATGCCTGCGTTGACTTACCATTgttcttttgaattcaataaGGATATATATGTGTTTGGTGGTTTAATGGCTTCGAACAGGTATGACGATGAAGCTCCAAACTTGAGTAGATTTCATGTGGATGGTATTAAGAATTTACCCCCTCCATTATTACCCAGTGTGGTCAATAATCCTATAATGATTGATAATCCTCATCTTTATGTCATTTCTGTCGGTTCTTCAAGATTATCAAGACCTGAGCTTTCTGGCCAAATTCCTCCTCCATTATTGTGCGCAACTGCATCAAAATTAAGCGAtagatatattttattttatggTGGTTTTGAGATAAAAACTGAAACACATTTTGATATATCCGGggattattatttaaaaagAAGAGCCTTTCTTAATAATACAGTATATATTCTCGATACTGTATCATTCAGGTTTACAAAACTGGAAGTTAATGCGCAACCATATCAATTTGTTAAATATCCAAATTTCGCCCCTAGATTTGGTCATATGCAAATCTCTGTGAATAATATAGCAGAACTGCCCAGTGGAAGAAGCAGTGAATGTAGTAGAAGTGATGCCAGTATAGACGCTATTGGAAGTAGTTCGGATATTTGTTCGGATATTTCGCAGCAGGCAACTCCGGAAATGGCTCAACCAAAATCAAGAGCAGACTCTAGTTTGACAGGTGGTGGTATCAACGTTAAAATGGGCAATTCAGCTTTTCCACACAGTACATCGCTTTATACTACGATTATTTTTGGCGGTTATAGACAAACAGGCGATGATAAATACGAGGCAATGAACGATATGTGGAAGCTTGATGTCAAAGTTGTCGCTAGAGGTAAGAAAGgttatttaaattttgcGGATAGCGTGACGGCTACTAAGATACCTATTACAAAGGATAATAACGAGAACTGGCCATCAAGTAGGGCTTTTTTTGCATATTCTGTGCCCGAAGCTAGTTTAACCCACGAAACTTCATTGGAGACGAGACTTTTGGAAAGATTAAAActtcattttgaagaatcacAGAAGGAAACTGATAAAGACGTTAAAACGTCTCAAGAAAGCAAAAGTACAATGCCGATCTTCCCCAACATACCACACAACAGGAATGAAAAGGCAAATGTTATAGGCAGTCATCCGATGGTTAGACAATATTCTGTTAATCAGCATCAATACACTGCTTCACCTAAGACAGATAAAAACAACACAGATTATTTTGACCAAGACAAATATGACACTTCAAGAAAGATAGTACTTCACGGCGGTTCAGATGATACCAATGTATATGGCGATATGTGGTGGTTTGACTTAGaaacttttcaatggaCCAAGGTTGCTACTTATATCAAACCAAAAGATCAAGATAGTAGCTTAGTTCCGATCAATATCAAGATAGTCGGGCACACGATGATGACTTCTGGCTGTATGGCGGTTTGTGTTGGCGGGATAACCCAAGCTGAAGTTAATTTAGCCTATGATAACCCTTCAGATGGGGAAGAGTCCCATTATAATGACTATATGGGCGGTAGCTTGATCAATATGTTTGATCTAACTACGCAATGTTTACAAGATTGTTCTATCGAAATGCAGGCCGAGCAATCAGGAAAAACACACATTCATAGAAGTGATCCTGACTCCCGTGCTCACTTGATAACAACATTCGGAGGCACCGCCCTACAGTATGATGGTACGGTTATTTTAGTAGGCGGCTTGGCAGCAGAAAGACAATTTATGGAGAAATTCTATCTACGAGGAGCACTTTTAGAATTCATTCTACCACCAATGAGTTTATCAGAGTGA
- the MRS6 gene encoding GTPase-activating protein MRS6 (similar to Saccharomyces cerevisiae MRS6 (YOR370C); ancestral locus Anc_7.10), with protein sequence MYNTERRPSMAERRPSIIASSAQYSSSSLVVPHLAGIEDPLPDTTPDKVDVLIAGTGMVESVLAAALAWQGSSVLHIDQNDYYGDTSATLTVDQLKRWVSQINETMLPCYSNAKLYVSNAIGNDNRKYISRDFGIDLSPKFLFAKSDLLSILVKSRVHQYLEFQSLSTFHTYENDSFEKLTNTKQEIFTNQNLPLMTKRNLMRFIKFVLDWEKHPQIWEPYATKSITEFLIEKFNLEPAQVNELIFSIGLCYTADTKVPHALQRIRRYLISFDVYGPFPVLYSKFGGPGELSQGFCRSAAVAGATYKLNEKLQSFDPTTKVATFTDGSKVMVSEKVIMSPTQAPRSHKHVPKQNFEIHRLTCVVEKSCSEWFTNNESGAVIVFPPGSLKSGNKRVVQALILGSGSECCPSGTCIWYLSTTEQGDRAEMDLDAALEAMEISIIRESSTDIVNDEDIVQITDNGQTVVNSVKLGQSFREYYPREPVQHLLKLYYTQHTSTPPFDIVAPSLFENETTIRANKLNKFTAEAGDNGVMYTAMPSTEISYDEVVTAAKLLYEKIVGSDDDFFDVDFEDEEEMMSNPPPAKYENAIIDDEDADHDMDADSSEFVGEMEI encoded by the coding sequence ATGTACAATACTGAAAGACGACCATCTATGGCAGAACGCAGGCCATCTATTATTGCTTCATCTGCCCAGTATTCATCTAGCTCTCTAGTGGTGCCTCACTTGGCTGGTATCGAAGATCCTTTACCTGATACTACTCCAGATAAGGTTGACGTACTCATTGCAGGCACAGGTATGGTAGAAAGTGTTCTTGCCGCAGCATTGGCTTGGCAAGGTTCTAGTGTCCTACATATTGATCAAAATGATTACTATGGTGATACTTCTGCTACCCTCACTGTGGATCAACTTAAGAGATGGGTCTCTCAAATAAATGAAACTATGTTACCCTGTTATTCAAATGCCAAATTATATGTGTCAAACGCAATTGGGAATGATAATCGCAAATATATTTCTAGAGATTTTGGTATAGACTTGTCTCCAAAGTTTTTGTTTGCCAAATCTGATTTGTTATCTATCTTAGTGAAGTCGAGAgttcatcaatatttggaatttcAATCATTATCTACTTTCCACACTTATGAGAAtgattcttttgaaaaattgactaatacaaaacaagaaatatttacaaatcaaaatttacCATTAATGACAAAACGAAATCTAATGagattcattaaatttgtGCTTGACTGGGAAAAACATCCACAAATTTGGGAACCTTATGCAACTAAATCAATAACGGAATTTCTAATTGAGAAGTTTAATTTAGAACCTGCACAAGTAAACGAATTGATCTTTTCCATTGGTCTTTGTTATACGGCAGATACTAAAGTTCCCCATGCTTTACAAAGAATTCGTCGCTATTTAATTAGTTTTGATGTGTATGGACCTTTTCCAGTATTATATTCAAAGTTTGGTGGACCAGGTGAATTGTCGCAAGGTTTTTGTAGATCTGCTGCAGTTGCTGGAGCAACATATAAATTGAACGAAAAATTACAATCTTTCGACCCAACGACAAAAGTTGCTACTTTTACAGATGGCTCAAAGGTTATGGTAAGTGAGAAAGTTATCATGTCTCCAACGCAAGCACCAAGATCTCATAAACATGTCCctaaacaaaattttgaaattcataGACTTACATGTGTGGTAGAAAAATCATGTTCTGAATGGTTCacaaataatgaatctGGTGCAGTTATTGTATTTCCGCCGGGATCATTAAAATCTGGTAATAAAAGAGTTGTTCAAGCTTTAATTCTTGGTTCTGGATCTGAGTGCTGTCCTAGTGGTACCTGCATTTGGTATTTATCAACGACTGAGCAAGGAGACCGCGCTGAAATGGATCTTGATGCAGCATTGGAAGCCATGGAAATAAGTATTATAAGAGAGTCATCTACTGATATTgtaaatgatgaagatatcgTACAAATAACTGACAACGGACAAACGGTAGTCAATTCTGTGAAATTAGGACAATCATTCAGAGAATATTATCCAAGAGAGCCAGTTCAGCATTTgttaaaattatattaCACGCAGCATACTTCTACACCACCGTTTGATATTGTTGCGccatcattatttgaaaatgaaacaacAATTCGTGCTAACAAGTTAAACAAGTTTACAGCTGAAGCAGGGGATAACGGTGTAATGTACACTGCTATGCCATCTACTGAAATATCTTACGATGAAGTAGTCACAGCAGCCAAGTTACTTTATGAAAAGATTGTTGGTAGTGATGACGATTTCTTCGATGTTGATTtcgaagatgaagaagaaatgatgAGCAATCCACCACCTGCAAAATATGAGAATGCAATTATAGATGACGAAGATGCAGACCATGATATGGATGCCGATTCAAGTGAATTTGTAGGTGAAATGGAGATATGA
- the RPS12 gene encoding 40S ribosomal protein eS12 (similar to Saccharomyces cerevisiae RPS12 (YOR369C); ancestral locus Anc_7.11) yields MSDVEEVVEVPVEEPVVEQTAEVTIEDALKVVLRTSLIHDGLARGLRESTKALTRGEAQLVVLVSSVTEDSIIKLVEGLANDPENKVPLIKVADAKQLGEWAGLGKIDREGNARKVVGASVVVVKNWGAETDERAMILEHFSQQ; encoded by the coding sequence ATGTCTGACGTTGAAGAAGTCGTTGAAGTTCCAGTTGAAGAACCAGTTGTTGAACAAACCGCTGAAGTCACCATCGAAGATGCTTTAAAGGTTGTCTTAAGAACTTCCTTAATCCACGATGGTTTAGCTAGAGGTTTAAGAGAATCTACCAAGGCTTTAACCAGAGGTGAAGCCCAATTAGTTGTCTTAGTCTCTTCTGTTACTGAAGACTCCATTATCAAGTTAGTTGAAGGTTTAGCTAACGACCCAGAAAACAAGGTTCCATTAATCAAGGTTGCTGATGCTAAGCAATTAGGTGAATGGGCCGGTCTAGGTAAGATTGACAGAGAAGGTAACGCCAGAAAGGTTGTCGGTGCttctgttgttgttgtcaAGAACTGGGGTGCTGAAACTGACGAACGTGCCATGATCTTAGAACACTTCTCTCAACAATAA